The following is a genomic window from Mycobacterium parmense.
GGTGAGCGACGACCAGCGATACGGCCAGATGTCGAGGATCGGCTTCGGGGCGCAGCTCGCCACGATCGCGCATCGCGGCCAGGCCGGCCTCGAACAGCCCGATCCACTGGTCGTATCCGGCGGAGAGTTCGCTGTGGATGTCGTCGTCGGCGTCGATCAGCTCACCGGCCAGCGAACCGTAAACGCAACCGCCCACGCGATATACGGCATCGATGTCGGCCACGCAGGCCTGCGCCCACGCCTGCAGAGCTTCGAGGCTGTCGAGGCTTTCGAACCGCGATTGTGTGTGGAAGGTCCGGACGTCGTCGCGGCGGGAGGCGATCACCTGACGCGTAAGCGCCTGCTTGTCGCGAAAGTAGTGCGAGATCTGCGAACCGCCCACCTTCGCCGCGCGCCGCACCTGATCGATGCTGGTACCCGCGACGCCGCGCTCGAACATGAGGCGGGCCGCCGCCTCCACGATCCGGGCCCGGGTCTCCCGTCCCTTACGGGTCAACCCCGGGTCCTGGTCAGACATGGCCCTCATCAGGCACTGTGCCGCCTTGGGCGAATGTGGCTCAGCCGGCCCTCCTCGCAGCGCGCCGGCCACGAGGACGCGGGGCCGGACGCGCAGTCCGTTCCGCGGGGTCGGCGGCGAACGTGCGCAGATAATTGACGGCGAACCGCACGGCGTGCGCGTGCGGCCATTCCGCCCGATACGTGAAGGCCAGCGTGCCGCCGCCCTGGTGGGCGGCGACGATCACCAGGGCGAGGTGAGTCGGGTCGGCCTCGGCAACCAGGACCCCGCGGTCCTTCATCTCCTGCATCGTCTGCCGGAGGAGGTCGATCCATTCGCGGTATCCCGCGGCCAGGGTGGCGCGCGTCGCGTCGTCCGATTTCGCCAGTTGCGCGGCGAGGGCATGGTAGGTGGGAGTGCCGGAGTACCCGATGCGCCGCAGGTAGCGCATGTTGAGCTCGATCCAGCGCTCGAAGTCGTCGAACGACCGCAGGCCGCCCAGCCCGGGCTGCCGGTGAAAGTCCAGGACGACGCCGGTCTGGCGTCGGATGACCGCGCGCAGCAACGCGCCCTTGTCCGCGAAGTAGTGCGCGAGCTGCGATCCGCTGACCGACGCCGCGCCGCGCACGTTCTCCATGTTCATCGCCGAAAGGCCTTCGGCAACGATGATTTGGGCGGCGGACTGCACGATCCGGTCGCGGGTGGCGCGCCCCTTGGCGGTCAACCGTTGTTCGTCGGGAACATCGGGATGGGCCATCGCGTCAGGCTAACCCGCGGACGCCTCCAATTATGGGATATCCAGCCCACTGTGTCGCGCAGCCGGGACGGGCCTCAGCCCGCCCGGTGATGCCGTGCCAGGAAGTCACGCATCAGCCCGGCCACGTCGTCCAGCGCGGATTCCAGCAGGAAGTGCCCACCGTCGAGCAGATGAATCTCGGCGTCGGGCAGGTCGTCGGCGAAGGCCTCGGCGCCGGCCGGCCCGAAGATCTCGTCGCCGCGGCCCCAAACCGCCAGCAGCGGCACGCCGGTGGCGCGGAAGTATTCGTGCAGGCGCGGGTACATCGGGGCGTTGGTGGCGTAGTCCCGCAGCAGCTTCAGCTGCACCAGGTCGTTGCCGGGCCGCGAGATCAGGGCGTAGTCGTGGTACCAGGACTCGGGGTCCACCAGCGTCTCGTCGGCGACTCCGGTGAGGTATTGCCACCGGGTCGCCTCCAGCGTGAGGAACTGCCGCACCGCGGCTTCGGTGTCGGACGTCTGTTGAGACTGGTAGGCCTGCACCACTTTCCAGAAGCTCGCGACGAATCCGGCGTCGTAACCATTGCCGTTTTGGCTGACGATCGCCGCGATCGCGGACGGCTGGCGCAGGGCCAGGCGCCAGCCGATCGGGGCGCCGTAGTCCTGCACGTACATCGCGTAGCGCTTGATGCCGAGGCTGTCCAGCAGGCCCGCGGTCAGCTCGGTCAACGCATCGAAGGTGTAGTCGAAGTCCTCGACCTGCGGCGCGTCGGAAAGCCCGAAGCCCAGGTGGTCCGGGGCGACGACGTGATACCGGTCCGCGAGCGCCGGGATCAGGTTACGGAACATGTGCGAGCTGGTCGGAAATCCGTGCAGCAGAACCAGGGCGGGCGCGGCGGGGTCTCCGGCTTCACGGAAGAACAGCCGGTGGCCGTCGACGGTGGTGTAACGATGGTGAACAGCCGGCATGAGACTCCTCCTGGGCCGTGGGGGTGAGGGCCGCGACGGCCGACCAGATTTTTGGGATGCACAACCCAGTATGCACCAAAACCGACGGCTGGCAAGCCTCCCGGTCGCAGTTGACCTCGCGCGGAAGCGGGCTTAGTGTGGGCCGGTCATCCCAGTCCCGGCAAAGCGCAGGTGCAGACACAGTGGGCAGGCTTGTTTCGGTGAACGTGGGCCTGCCCCGCAACGTGCGGTGGCGGGACAAGACCGTCTACACCGGGATTTGGAAGAGCCCGGTCGAGGGACACGTCATGGTGCGCCGCCTCAACATCGACGGCGACGGGCAGGGCGACCTCGCGGGCCACGGTGGTGAACAACGCGCGGTCATGGTGTACCAGGCGGATTCCTACGACTACTGGCGGTCGTATCTGGGCCGCGACGATCTTCATCCAGGCTCCTTCGGCGAGAACTTCACCGTGACCGGGCTGGCCGATGACCAGGTGTGCATCGGCGACCGCTATCGCATCGGCGGCGCCGAGTTCGAGGTCACCCAACCGCGCGTGACCTGCTTTCGGGTCGGGCTGCGGCTCGAAGAGCCTGAGATGCCCAATCTGCTTGTCGCCCACCGGCGTCCGGGCTTTTACTTTCGCGTCATCAGCGAAGGGCCAGTGCGTGCCGGCGACGACATCGTGTGTACCCGCCGTGGCCGCCACGAGCTGAGCGTCGCCGCCGTCGACGCGCTGCTGTATCTGCCCAACCGCGATATCGCCCAACTGCGCAAGGCCGTCGACGTGCCGGCCCTCAGCCCGGGCTGGCGGCGGTCATTTCACGACCTGCTCAGCCAGCGCGACAAACCCGCGGACGCGGCACTCCCCGGCTGGGCCGGATTTCGCTCGTTGCGCGTCGTCGCCATACGCCTGGAAAGCCCGCAGGTGCTGTCGATCCGGCTGCAGGCCGCGGGCGGCGACCCGCTGCCGCGCCCACTGCCCGGCCAATACCTGACGCTCCGGATTCCCGGCGCCGGCCGCCCGGCGCCCCTGCGCAGCTACTCCCTCTCGGGAGATCCGGCCGAGGCCGAGTACCGCATCAGCGTCAAACTCGAGGACCACGGACTGGTGAGCCGGTGGCTGCACGCCCACGCAAAGCCCGGCTCGGTCATCCAATCCGCTGCTCCGCGTGGCGACTTCTACCTCACCGACGGCGACAACCCGGTGGTGTTGATCTCGGCGGGAATCGGTGTCACTCCCGTCCTGGCGATGCTGCACGCGCTGTCGACGGACCGCAGCCCCCGCGACGTCTGGTGGGTGCACACCACCCGGAATTCCCAAACACACGCGTTCGCAACGGAAGTCACGACGCTGCTCGAGTCGCTGCCCCGTGCCAGGCAGGTCGTTGTATACACACAGAGCCAGGGGCGCATGGACCGGCGGGGTATCGCGCAGCTGGGCCTGCCGTCGGATGCCGCCGCTTACCTCTGCGGGCCAACCCAATTCATGACCGATGTGCGCGAAGCGCTGACCGCGGCGGGGTTCGACCCTGCCCTGGTTCACGGCGAACTGTTCGGCGCCCTGCCGCCGATCAACCCGGGCGTCGTGGACGGCGCCGCGCGCCGCCCGCCGCATCCGCCGGCCGGGACGCCCGGAACCGGGCCGTCGATCACCTTCGCCCGCAGCGGGTTGACCGTGAACTGGTCGGCCGGCTACGGGAGCCTGCTTGACATGGCCGAGGCGTGCGATGTGCCGACGCGGTTCGCCTGCCGCAGCGGCGTGTGCCACACCTGCGTCACC
Proteins encoded in this region:
- a CDS encoding alpha/beta fold hydrolase; amino-acid sequence: MPAVHHRYTTVDGHRLFFREAGDPAAPALVLLHGFPTSSHMFRNLIPALADRYHVVAPDHLGFGLSDAPQVEDFDYTFDALTELTAGLLDSLGIKRYAMYVQDYGAPIGWRLALRQPSAIAAIVSQNGNGYDAGFVASFWKVVQAYQSQQTSDTEAAVRQFLTLEATRWQYLTGVADETLVDPESWYHDYALISRPGNDLVQLKLLRDYATNAPMYPRLHEYFRATGVPLLAVWGRGDEIFGPAGAEAFADDLPDAEIHLLDGGHFLLESALDDVAGLMRDFLARHHRAG
- a CDS encoding MOSC and FAD-binding oxidoreductase domain-containing protein; this translates as MGRLVSVNVGLPRNVRWRDKTVYTGIWKSPVEGHVMVRRLNIDGDGQGDLAGHGGEQRAVMVYQADSYDYWRSYLGRDDLHPGSFGENFTVTGLADDQVCIGDRYRIGGAEFEVTQPRVTCFRVGLRLEEPEMPNLLVAHRRPGFYFRVISEGPVRAGDDIVCTRRGRHELSVAAVDALLYLPNRDIAQLRKAVDVPALSPGWRRSFHDLLSQRDKPADAALPGWAGFRSLRVVAIRLESPQVLSIRLQAAGGDPLPRPLPGQYLTLRIPGAGRPAPLRSYSLSGDPAEAEYRISVKLEDHGLVSRWLHAHAKPGSVIQSAAPRGDFYLTDGDNPVVLISAGIGVTPVLAMLHALSTDRSPRDVWWVHTTRNSQTHAFATEVTTLLESLPRARQVVVYTQSQGRMDRRGIAQLGLPSDAAAYLCGPTQFMTDVREALTAAGFDPALVHGELFGALPPINPGVVDGAARRPPHPPAGTPGTGPSITFARSGLTVNWSAGYGSLLDMAEACDVPTRFACRSGVCHTCVTGVIAGTTAYRQRPLEPPDPGTVLICCAAPESDVVLDL